Proteins found in one Deltaproteobacteria bacterium genomic segment:
- a CDS encoding GIY-YIG nuclease family protein — translation MDKQFCVYILASKRNGTLYIGVTSQLATRVWQHQSKVVEGFSAKYGVDKLVYYEAHGCAERAIVREKQLKQWRRAWKMTKLRPFRPWASA, via the coding sequence ATGGACAAGCAGTTCTGCGTTTACATCCTGGCCAGCAAACGGAACGGCACGCTGTACATTGGGGTGACCTCACAGCTGGCAACGCGGGTGTGGCAGCATCAGAGCAAGGTAGTGGAGGGTTTTTCGGCCAAGTACGGCGTTGACAAGCTGGTCTACTACGAAGCGCACGGCTGCGCAGAGAGGGCAATCGTGCGGGAGAAGCAGCTGAAGCAGTGGCGCCGCGCCTGGAAGATGACAAAATTGCGTCCCTTTCGGCCATGGGCCTCGGCCTGA